From one Burkholderia latens genomic stretch:
- a CDS encoding filamentous hemagglutinin N-terminal domain-containing protein has translation MKHTVTHQFTYRRALPRRTALAGALALMMPALAAHGQAVLRPDAGAAAQPGITAVGGTPVVNITAPNAAGLSHNRFTDYNVGANGLILNNSATSVHTQLAGTIAGNAQLGGAPARIILNEVTGGQVSRLNGATEIAGQAARLIVANPNGLVADGAGFINATRATLVAGKPVFDQDGGIASFETRGRLVVEGKGLDAADTDVDLVARSLRINADARAKKLVGVALDGNVKVDGDTIAYRRNASGTDTPEIAIDVARLGSMHANAITLVGAAKGVGVNVDGKIDVVAGVPALDASGKVFTQTQSGANIGSNVSGVSVTQIQSGPNANSGGDGVTIVQHQSGANVAPGSHDVTVVQQQSGANAEIGGSGGSHGPTMTFDNTVGTAKNGEMTIVGGLSNGGELTADTVSVHGGATVASGASLAARRDLSVYGGLSKNDGVVRGQSVSVHGGAQIGSDGQLIASDALSTYGDVKSEGKIRAGSAAIYDGLDVAKGGSVAISGSATTYGTVNNDGTFHADAVTAYGNVTNSGKIRTEKSITVYRGLSNSASGRVSAGGALAVYGGLSNHGQIERYAKVDTLVDSTPVAAPPVVIAPTQPAAPAVKPAEPVAIAELAQSKPESSVVAPVVDKPVEQATTQQVADKPVEQAATQQQVANKPVEQAATQQVADKPVEQATTQQVANKPVEQAATQQVADKPVEQATTQQVANKPVEQAATQQVADKPVEQATTQQVADKPVEQAATQQVANKPVEQATTQQVAGKPVEQEATQQQVANKPVEQAATQQVANKPVEQATTQQAANKPFRPIQPVQQVAPPPFYFVPVHQIMASVYASMPWMYNPMMFFASVFGWGRV, from the coding sequence ATGAAACACACTGTCACCCATCAATTCACGTATCGGCGCGCGTTGCCCCGACGTACGGCACTGGCGGGCGCGCTTGCGCTGATGATGCCTGCGCTGGCTGCACACGGACAGGCTGTCCTGCGCCCGGATGCCGGTGCCGCCGCACAGCCGGGCATCACGGCGGTCGGCGGGACGCCGGTCGTCAACATCACCGCGCCGAATGCAGCCGGTTTGTCGCATAACCGTTTCACCGATTACAACGTCGGCGCGAATGGGCTGATTCTGAACAACAGTGCCACGTCGGTTCATACGCAACTCGCGGGTACGATCGCCGGCAACGCGCAACTCGGCGGCGCACCCGCCCGGATCATTCTGAACGAGGTGACCGGCGGCCAGGTGTCGCGACTCAACGGCGCGACGGAAATCGCCGGGCAGGCGGCCCGGCTCATCGTCGCCAATCCGAACGGCCTCGTGGCAGACGGCGCCGGGTTCATCAATGCAACTCGCGCGACGCTCGTGGCCGGCAAGCCGGTGTTCGATCAGGATGGCGGCATCGCGAGCTTCGAAACGCGCGGTCGCCTCGTGGTCGAAGGCAAGGGGCTCGATGCGGCGGATACCGACGTCGATCTGGTCGCGCGCTCGCTGCGTATCAATGCCGACGCGAGGGCGAAGAAGCTCGTTGGGGTCGCGCTGGACGGCAACGTGAAGGTCGACGGCGACACCATTGCCTATCGCCGGAATGCCTCCGGCACCGACACGCCGGAGATTGCGATCGACGTCGCGCGGCTCGGCAGCATGCACGCGAACGCGATCACATTGGTTGGCGCGGCGAAGGGCGTCGGCGTGAACGTCGACGGGAAGATCGACGTCGTGGCGGGCGTGCCCGCTCTCGATGCGAGCGGGAAGGTGTTCACGCAAACTCAGTCCGGTGCGAATATCGGGTCGAACGTGTCCGGCGTCTCGGTTACGCAGATTCAGTCCGGTCCGAACGCAAACTCGGGCGGTGATGGCGTCACCATCGTTCAGCATCAATCCGGCGCAAATGTCGCCCCCGGCAGCCACGACGTTACCGTGGTGCAGCAACAATCCGGTGCCAACGCAGAAATCGGCGGCTCCGGCGGGTCGCATGGCCCGACGATGACCTTCGACAATACTGTCGGCACCGCGAAGAATGGCGAGATGACGATTGTCGGCGGGCTGTCGAACGGAGGAGAGCTGACCGCCGATACGGTCTCGGTTCATGGGGGCGCAACCGTCGCGTCGGGTGCGTCGCTCGCGGCGCGGCGCGATCTGTCGGTGTACGGCGGATTGTCCAAGAATGACGGCGTGGTACGTGGGCAATCGGTCTCGGTTCACGGTGGTGCACAGATCGGCTCGGACGGGCAACTGATCGCGTCCGATGCGCTGTCGACCTATGGCGATGTGAAGAGTGAAGGGAAGATCCGGGCCGGCTCGGCCGCGATCTATGACGGGCTCGATGTTGCCAAAGGCGGCAGCGTCGCAATCTCGGGAAGCGCTACGACATACGGCACTGTCAACAACGACGGTACGTTTCACGCGGATGCGGTGACGGCATACGGGAACGTCACCAATAGCGGCAAGATTCGCACCGAAAAATCGATCACCGTGTATCGCGGACTGAGCAACTCGGCGTCCGGCCGCGTCAGTGCGGGCGGTGCGCTTGCCGTGTACGGCGGGCTGTCGAACCACGGTCAGATCGAGAGGTACGCGAAAGTCGATACATTGGTCGACTCGACTCCGGTAGCTGCGCCGCCGGTCGTCATCGCGCCGACCCAGCCTGCAGCTCCGGCGGTAAAGCCGGCGGAACCGGTGGCGATCGCGGAACTCGCTCAATCGAAGCCCGAGAGCTCGGTCGTTGCACCGGTTGTCGACAAGCCGGTCGAGCAGGCAACGACGCAGCAGGTTGCGGACAAGCCGGTTGAGCAGGCAGCGACGCAGCAGCAGGTTGCCAACAAGCCAGTCGAGCAGGCAGCGACGCAGCAGGTGGCCGATAAGCCGGTCGAGCAGGCAACGACGCAGCAGGTTGCCAACAAGCCAGTCGAGCAGGCAGCGACGCAGCAGGTGGCCGATAAGCCGGTCGAGCAGGCAACGACGCAGCAGGTTGCGAACAAGCCGGTCGAGCAGGCAGCTACGCAGCAGGTGGCCGATAAGCCGGTTGAGCAGGCAACGACGCAGCAGGTTGCGGACAAGCCGGTTGAGCAGGCAGCGACGCAGCAGGTTGCGAACAAGCCGGTTGAGCAGGCAACGACGCAGCAGGTTGCCGGCAAGCCGGTTGAGCAGGAAGCGACGCAGCAGCAGGTTGCCAACAAACCGGTTGAGCAGGCAGCGACGCAACAGGTTGCCAACAAGCCGGTCGAGCAGGCAACGACGCAGCAGGCCGCCAACAAGCCGTTCCGGCCGATTCAGCCGGTCCAGCAAGTCGCGCCGCCGCCGTTCTATTTCGTGCCGGTGCATCAGATCATGGCATCGGTTTACGCATCGATGCCGTGGATGTACAACCCGATGATGTTCTTTGCGTCTGTATTCGGGTGGGGGCGCGTATAA
- a CDS encoding ArsR/SmtB family transcription factor: MDDVTRISALANESRLAVMRWLKQPRKHFPPQPHGDFDELGVCCTYITEKLGIAPATTTRHMRILADAGLVRATRVGKFTYYKRIDDALHRLGRDLLQL; this comes from the coding sequence ATGGACGACGTCACCCGCATCAGCGCACTCGCGAACGAAAGCCGGCTGGCCGTGATGCGCTGGCTCAAGCAGCCGCGCAAGCATTTCCCGCCGCAGCCGCACGGCGACTTCGACGAACTCGGCGTGTGCTGCACATATATCACCGAGAAGCTCGGCATCGCGCCGGCGACGACCACGCGCCACATGCGCATCCTTGCGGATGCGGGGCTCGTGCGGGCGACGCGTGTCGGCAAGTTCACGTACTACAAGCGGATCGACGACGCGCTGCATCGGTTGGGCCGCGATCTCCTGCAACTCTGA
- a CDS encoding pyridoxal phosphate-dependent decarboxylase family protein: MDELALLADADRRAHAYLAATNERRAYPDAAALAGLTAFDEPLPDTGRPADDVLRLLDDKGTPATVASNGPNYFGFVIGATLPAAAAAERLMLAWDQCASSFANSPVAATIERQAARWVVDVLGLREGSAVGFGTSATACTLVALVAARRALLGRKGWDVDEDGLTGAPEVKVVLSELAHVTVKKALRVLGFGMKRLIVAPVDAHGRIDPAQLPPLDDMTILCVQAGEVNTGEFDPFAALIPVAQAAGAWVHVDGAFGLWARASSKRALTDGVDGADSWTTDGHKWLNTPYDGAMVICRDAAALATAMNSDAVYLSGAHDAQKNLNLEFSRRARGIPVWAALRALGRAGVATMVERHCAQAQRVADGLRAAGYEVLNRVVLNQVLVRAGTDEETIAILQSAQDSGDVWFGQTVWQGRPAFRISVSSWRTEDAHIDRLVALLTTLRGVHVG, from the coding sequence ATGGATGAACTCGCCCTGCTGGCCGACGCCGACCGGCGCGCGCACGCGTATCTCGCCGCGACGAACGAACGACGCGCATATCCGGATGCGGCCGCGCTCGCCGGTCTGACAGCGTTCGACGAGCCGCTGCCCGATACGGGCCGCCCGGCCGACGACGTGCTGCGCCTGCTCGATGACAAAGGCACGCCCGCAACCGTCGCATCGAACGGCCCGAACTACTTCGGCTTCGTGATCGGCGCGACGCTGCCGGCTGCTGCCGCGGCCGAGCGGCTGATGCTCGCGTGGGACCAGTGCGCGTCGTCGTTCGCGAATTCGCCGGTGGCCGCGACGATCGAGCGGCAGGCCGCGCGCTGGGTCGTCGACGTGCTCGGATTGCGCGAAGGCAGCGCAGTCGGCTTCGGCACGAGCGCGACGGCCTGCACGCTCGTCGCGCTGGTCGCCGCGCGGCGTGCGCTGCTCGGGCGCAAGGGCTGGGACGTCGACGAGGACGGGCTGACCGGTGCACCCGAGGTCAAGGTCGTGCTGTCCGAACTCGCGCACGTCACCGTGAAGAAGGCGCTGCGCGTGCTCGGCTTCGGGATGAAGCGCCTGATCGTCGCACCGGTCGACGCGCATGGCCGCATCGATCCCGCGCAACTGCCGCCGCTCGACGACATGACGATCCTGTGCGTGCAGGCCGGCGAAGTGAACACCGGCGAATTCGATCCGTTCGCGGCGCTGATTCCGGTTGCACAAGCCGCCGGTGCATGGGTGCACGTGGACGGCGCGTTCGGATTGTGGGCGCGCGCATCGTCGAAGCGCGCGCTGACCGACGGTGTCGACGGCGCGGACAGCTGGACCACCGACGGCCACAAGTGGCTCAACACGCCGTACGACGGCGCGATGGTGATCTGCCGCGACGCGGCCGCGCTCGCGACCGCGATGAACAGCGATGCGGTGTACTTGAGCGGTGCGCACGATGCGCAAAAGAACCTGAACCTCGAATTCTCGCGGCGCGCGCGCGGCATTCCGGTGTGGGCCGCGCTGCGTGCGCTCGGTCGCGCGGGCGTGGCGACGATGGTCGAGCGGCATTGCGCCCAAGCGCAGCGGGTCGCGGACGGCCTGCGCGCAGCCGGCTACGAGGTGCTGAATCGTGTCGTGCTGAACCAGGTGCTCGTGCGTGCCGGGACCGACGAAGAGACGATCGCGATCCTTCAGTCCGCGCAGGATTCTGGCGACGTGTGGTTCGGGCAGACCGTGTGGCAGGGGCGGCCTGCGTTCAGGATCAGCGTGTCGTCGTGGCGCACCGAAGACGCACACATCGATCGCCTCGTCGCGTTGCTGACGACGCTGCGCGGCGTGCACGTGGGCTGA
- a CDS encoding SDR family NAD(P)-dependent oxidoreductase — protein MDAPHPPMNAPVSDTEPETETAVEPRAARVQRPVALVTGSTSGIGAAIARRLAADGYAVILHSRQSAAAGRAMARELGAAYVQADLADDAQRVRLIRDALAVHGRLDVLVNNAGVSRVIPHDDLAAATPDVWREMHEINVIAPFRLVAEAQPALLEAASGGRAGCVINVSSHAGVRPKGASIPYAAAKAALNHTTRLLARTLAPAIRVNAVAPGLVDTPLTADWTEAQQLWRERAPMRRAATPDDVAQTVAMLVASDYVTGEVVMLDGGMNLT, from the coding sequence ATGGACGCACCGCACCCGCCGATGAATGCCCCCGTTTCCGACACGGAGCCGGAAACCGAAACCGCCGTAGAGCCGCGCGCGGCGCGCGTGCAGCGGCCCGTCGCGCTCGTCACCGGCTCGACGTCGGGCATCGGCGCGGCGATCGCGCGGCGCCTGGCGGCGGACGGCTATGCGGTGATCCTGCATTCGCGCCAGTCCGCCGCGGCCGGTCGTGCGATGGCGCGCGAACTTGGTGCGGCGTACGTTCAAGCCGATCTCGCCGACGACGCGCAGCGCGTGCGTCTGATTCGCGATGCGCTCGCGGTTCACGGGCGGCTCGACGTGCTGGTCAACAACGCAGGCGTGAGCCGCGTGATTCCGCACGACGATCTTGCCGCCGCGACGCCCGACGTATGGCGCGAGATGCATGAGATCAACGTGATCGCGCCGTTTCGGCTCGTCGCCGAAGCACAGCCGGCGCTGCTCGAAGCGGCGTCGGGCGGGCGCGCAGGCTGCGTGATCAACGTCAGCTCGCATGCGGGCGTGCGGCCCAAAGGCGCGTCGATCCCGTATGCAGCGGCCAAGGCTGCGCTCAATCACACGACGCGCCTTCTCGCACGCACGCTCGCGCCCGCGATTCGCGTCAATGCGGTCGCGCCCGGGCTCGTCGATACGCCGCTGACCGCCGACTGGACCGAAGCGCAGCAACTGTGGCGCGAGCGCGCGCCGATGCGCCGCGCGGCGACTCCGGACGACGTCGCGCAGACGGTCGCGATGCTCGTCGCGTCGGATTATGTGACCGGCGAGGTTGTGATGCTCGACGGTGGGATGAATCTCACCTGA
- a CDS encoding ShlB/FhaC/HecB family hemolysin secretion/activation protein, which translates to MFLSIRAARTLCAANLLWFSLAIHAQPASPGARPPVANRGQEQQLDQLQQQYLRQPDVLSAPTTGASGRLNLPAEQPCFTIRTVEWRGADAFPWLASGAGVEGQCIGQQGLRMLREWANQQLAAHGYVTSLASLPAQDLSRGQLVVDILPGRIGEIRDDAARIGWTPLLFPHGPRARLNVRDLDQALENVRRLPGQAATAFDLVPGATLGDTDIVVRHPADARRVRVVATADNAGLDATGRNQLGVILSLDSPLHLYDQLLVTYNTDAAFRDKTRGAQSKSVAWNVPIGYASFAVGASEWTSRQPLDDLGGLVYANRTRRIEAAIGYVPYRSSHGKSTLRLRLARRDDRAWFDGSELLVLKHDLVTYDFSAAHREKFANATLDAAIGVRGSLPAFSRFPGYVKDRAQWDGRYRVFTVDGGLDTVFSVGTRRYGYRGTLRIQHAPSATPSTEFMQIGGRYTVRGFDGNSAPSGKSGWLVRNELATGLRGQEVYAALDAGGVSCDAYGERCVLAGAALGVRGSYRSFGFDVALGVPLRKPARLHTASPTLDVQLTSRF; encoded by the coding sequence ATGTTTCTCTCGATCCGCGCGGCGCGCACCCTGTGTGCCGCGAACCTGTTGTGGTTCAGCTTGGCCATCCACGCTCAGCCTGCGAGTCCGGGCGCACGGCCTCCCGTCGCGAACCGCGGCCAGGAGCAGCAACTCGATCAACTGCAGCAGCAGTATCTCCGGCAGCCCGACGTCTTGTCGGCACCCACGACGGGCGCGTCCGGCCGTCTGAATCTTCCCGCCGAGCAGCCGTGCTTCACGATCCGCACCGTCGAATGGCGCGGCGCGGACGCGTTCCCGTGGTTGGCGTCGGGTGCCGGCGTCGAAGGCCAGTGCATTGGCCAACAAGGCCTGCGCATGCTGCGTGAATGGGCCAACCAGCAACTCGCCGCGCACGGTTACGTTACGTCGCTCGCCAGTCTGCCGGCACAGGATCTGTCGCGCGGTCAGCTTGTCGTCGACATCCTGCCGGGCCGCATCGGCGAGATCCGGGACGATGCCGCACGCATCGGCTGGACTCCATTGCTCTTTCCACATGGACCGCGTGCGCGGCTGAACGTGCGCGACCTCGACCAGGCGCTCGAGAACGTACGGCGCCTGCCCGGCCAGGCGGCCACGGCGTTCGATCTGGTGCCGGGCGCAACGCTCGGCGACACCGATATCGTCGTCCGGCATCCGGCCGACGCGCGACGCGTGCGCGTCGTCGCGACCGCCGACAACGCGGGACTCGATGCAACCGGCCGCAACCAGCTCGGTGTGATCCTGTCGCTCGACTCGCCGTTGCATCTGTACGACCAACTGCTCGTCACCTACAACACCGACGCCGCGTTCCGCGACAAGACACGCGGCGCGCAATCCAAAAGCGTCGCGTGGAACGTCCCGATCGGCTATGCGTCGTTCGCGGTCGGCGCGAGCGAATGGACCAGCCGCCAGCCGCTCGACGACCTGGGCGGTCTCGTCTACGCGAATCGGACCAGGCGCATCGAGGCCGCGATCGGCTACGTCCCGTACCGGTCGAGCCATGGCAAGTCGACGCTGCGCCTCAGGCTCGCGCGCCGGGACGATCGCGCGTGGTTCGACGGCTCGGAGCTTCTGGTCCTGAAGCATGACCTCGTGACCTACGACTTTTCGGCTGCGCATCGCGAGAAGTTCGCGAACGCGACGCTCGACGCCGCGATCGGCGTGCGCGGCAGTCTGCCGGCCTTCAGCCGCTTTCCCGGCTATGTGAAGGACCGCGCGCAATGGGACGGGCGCTATCGGGTCTTCACGGTCGACGGCGGCCTCGACACGGTTTTTTCGGTCGGCACGCGCCGCTACGGCTATCGCGGAACGCTGCGCATTCAGCACGCGCCGAGCGCTACGCCGTCTACGGAATTCATGCAGATCGGCGGCCGCTACACGGTCCGCGGATTCGATGGCAACTCCGCGCCGAGCGGCAAAAGCGGATGGCTGGTTCGGAACGAACTGGCGACCGGGCTTCGCGGCCAGGAAGTGTATGCGGCGCTCGATGCGGGCGGCGTGTCGTGCGATGCGTACGGGGAGCGCTGCGTGCTTGCGGGTGCCGCGCTCGGCGTGCGTGGCAGCTATCGCAGCTTCGGATTCGACGTCGCGCTCGGTGTGCCGCTGCGCAAGCCGGCGCGGTTGCACACCGCGTCGCCGACGCTGGACGTGCAACTCACCAGTCGTTTCTGA
- a CDS encoding Lrp/AsnC family transcriptional regulator, translating into MKLDAIDRRILNALQRDGRMQNVELAHEVGLSPSPCLRRVRLLEEAGVIEKYVAVLNPAKVGKGLTIFTRVWLKGQDAESVNRFAEAVQQMPEVVECHLMAGDCDFLLRVVAADIDDYRRFQMEYLTRIPGVLSVKTDIPMQKVKLTSALPT; encoded by the coding sequence ATGAAGCTTGATGCAATCGACCGGCGGATCCTCAACGCACTGCAGCGCGACGGCCGCATGCAGAACGTGGAACTCGCGCACGAGGTCGGGCTGTCGCCGTCGCCGTGCCTGCGCCGTGTGCGGCTGCTTGAGGAAGCCGGCGTGATCGAAAAATACGTGGCGGTGCTGAACCCGGCGAAGGTCGGCAAAGGGCTGACGATCTTCACGCGCGTGTGGCTGAAGGGGCAGGACGCGGAGTCGGTGAACCGCTTTGCCGAGGCCGTCCAGCAAATGCCGGAAGTGGTCGAGTGCCACCTGATGGCCGGCGATTGCGATTTCCTGTTGCGCGTGGTGGCCGCCGACATCGACGACTACCGGCGCTTCCAGATGGAGTACCTGACGCGCATCCCCGGCGTGCTGAGCGTGAAGACCGACATTCCGATGCAGAAGGTCAAACTCACGTCCGCGTTGCCGACGTAA
- a CDS encoding fimbrial protein: MDTQLHGQFSCVVRTVFVGVALSMASETAWSVCTFSVLGETVSFTEWKLPRDKFVGTSQKKNLPTQSFLCDYGYIKTTARVVGGTLAPGYTNVYETGIRGLGIRFYGFVPTPSPRPFEPNLWATAVAAPFSRTINAGWPFTNKFSAAAELVVIGSLGTGTATNLPHISVQMEADPGKPIATYKLRVDPPIKIEAQACRVATPDVNVTMPRGVTYLLDGPGSSGGATGFNIVLDNCPAGLAVHATFADASNPANRSDILSLAPESTASGLGYQVFFRSKAVRYGPDTSAAGADNQFMITDSATPSITVPLAAKYVKTSNDVQPGTAIGRIFFNMSYQ; this comes from the coding sequence ATGGATACACAACTGCACGGTCAATTTAGCTGCGTTGTCAGAACGGTGTTTGTCGGCGTGGCCCTCTCGATGGCTTCCGAAACCGCGTGGTCCGTGTGTACGTTCAGCGTGCTCGGAGAAACCGTTTCATTCACTGAATGGAAGCTCCCACGCGACAAGTTTGTGGGAACGTCGCAAAAGAAGAATCTGCCGACGCAGAGTTTCCTTTGCGACTATGGGTACATTAAGACAACTGCGCGTGTTGTAGGCGGGACGCTCGCTCCGGGCTATACCAATGTGTATGAGACAGGGATCAGGGGACTAGGCATCCGATTCTATGGCTTCGTACCCACGCCGTCGCCGAGACCATTCGAGCCAAACCTATGGGCCACCGCAGTTGCCGCACCTTTCTCCCGGACAATCAACGCAGGATGGCCATTCACGAATAAATTCAGCGCGGCGGCCGAACTTGTCGTGATCGGTTCGCTTGGAACAGGCACCGCCACGAATCTCCCGCATATATCGGTTCAGATGGAGGCGGATCCTGGTAAGCCGATAGCGACATACAAACTGCGTGTCGATCCGCCAATCAAGATCGAAGCGCAGGCCTGCAGGGTTGCCACTCCCGACGTGAACGTGACGATGCCCAGAGGCGTCACGTACTTGCTCGATGGGCCAGGGTCCTCGGGTGGCGCCACGGGATTCAATATCGTGCTCGACAACTGCCCGGCCGGACTGGCCGTGCATGCGACGTTCGCCGATGCAAGCAACCCCGCGAACCGCTCGGACATACTTTCGCTCGCGCCCGAATCGACCGCCTCCGGCCTCGGTTACCAAGTGTTTTTCCGATCGAAGGCCGTCCGTTACGGCCCCGACACGTCAGCGGCAGGCGCGGATAACCAGTTCATGATCACCGATTCCGCGACGCCGTCGATCACCGTGCCGCTGGCGGCCAAATACGTGAAGACGTCGAACGATGTCCAACCCGGCACGGCAATCGGCCGGATTTTCTTCAACATGTCCTATCAATGA
- a CDS encoding AzlD family protein produces the protein MLPDFATVATIVLMASTTYLSRVLGYVLLRNRTLSPRMASVMENVPGCVLISVIAPAFVSTRPADLVALAVTLVAATRLSILPTVIVGVVSAGLLRHLLG, from the coding sequence ATGCTGCCTGATTTCGCGACGGTCGCGACCATCGTGCTGATGGCTTCGACGACCTACCTGTCGCGCGTGCTCGGCTACGTGCTGCTGCGCAACCGCACGCTCAGCCCGCGGATGGCGTCGGTCATGGAGAACGTGCCGGGCTGCGTACTGATCTCGGTGATCGCGCCGGCGTTCGTGTCGACGCGTCCGGCCGACCTGGTCGCGCTCGCCGTCACGCTGGTTGCGGCGACGCGGCTGTCGATCCTGCCGACCGTCATCGTCGGCGTCGTGTCGGCCGGCTTGCTGCGGCATCTGCTCGGCTGA
- a CDS encoding cupin domain-containing protein: MSTTPPRELLKAADIAKMTPARAVHSLNPNAVRLKRQLGEPTGLTQIGVHLLTLMPGHESSEYHRHLYEEECVYVLSGTGTVTIGERRHDVGAGDFLGFARGGEAHVLENTGDAPLELLIMGQRLEHDVCEYPRIGKRLHIAGQLEDFVDLPKQP, from the coding sequence ATGTCCACGACACCTCCCCGGGAACTGCTGAAAGCTGCCGACATCGCGAAAATGACACCGGCGCGCGCGGTGCATTCGCTGAATCCCAATGCCGTTCGCCTCAAACGACAGCTCGGCGAGCCGACCGGTCTCACACAAATCGGCGTGCACCTGCTCACGCTGATGCCCGGTCACGAATCGTCCGAATATCACCGGCACCTGTACGAAGAAGAATGTGTGTACGTGCTGTCCGGCACCGGTACGGTCACGATCGGCGAACGTCGTCACGACGTCGGAGCCGGAGATTTTCTCGGCTTCGCACGCGGCGGCGAAGCGCATGTGCTCGAGAATACGGGCGATGCACCGCTCGAATTGCTGATCATGGGGCAGCGCCTCGAACACGACGTGTGCGAATACCCGCGCATCGGCAAGCGGCTTCATATCGCCGGACAGCTCGAAGATTTCGTCGACCTGCCCAAACAACCGTAG
- the surE gene encoding 5'/3'-nucleotidase SurE: protein MQETRPLFDRVLLTNDDGFDAPGLEVLEQVATKLAREVWIVAPAEDQSGTSHSLSLHEPLRVHRKGEQRYAVRGTPGDCVAIAVSHLMKGARPDIVLSGVNRGANLGTETVFSGTVGAAMTSMLVGVPAIALSQAFSDRNAVPWNTALTHAPDVIRRLTEAGWDGDACLNVNFPARPADDVRGLKVTNQGAGTLQGVDIVSGRDPRDIEYHWLKLARAPRDDDADSETMALGEGHIAVTPLKFERTHDHALARLRARLG, encoded by the coding sequence ATGCAAGAAACCCGCCCGCTATTCGACCGTGTCCTGCTCACCAACGACGACGGATTCGACGCCCCCGGTCTTGAAGTGCTCGAGCAGGTCGCGACAAAACTGGCACGCGAAGTCTGGATCGTCGCGCCGGCGGAAGACCAGAGCGGCACGTCGCATTCGCTGAGCCTGCACGAACCGTTGCGCGTGCATCGCAAGGGCGAGCAGCGCTACGCGGTGCGCGGCACGCCCGGAGACTGCGTCGCGATCGCGGTCAGCCACCTGATGAAGGGCGCTCGGCCCGACATCGTGCTGTCCGGCGTGAATCGTGGCGCGAACCTCGGCACCGAGACGGTATTCTCGGGCACGGTCGGCGCCGCGATGACGAGCATGCTGGTCGGCGTGCCGGCGATCGCGCTAAGCCAGGCGTTCAGCGACCGCAACGCGGTGCCGTGGAATACGGCGCTCACGCACGCGCCGGATGTGATTCGCCGGCTCACGGAGGCCGGCTGGGACGGCGACGCGTGTCTGAACGTGAATTTCCCGGCGCGGCCTGCTGATGACGTGCGCGGGCTGAAGGTGACGAACCAGGGCGCCGGCACGCTGCAAGGCGTCGACATCGTGTCGGGGCGGGATCCGCGCGACATTGAATACCACTGGCTGAAGCTGGCGCGCGCACCGCGTGACGACGATGCGGATTCGGAAACGATGGCGCTCGGCGAAGGCCATATCGCGGTCACGCCGCTGAAGTTCGAACGCACGCACGATCACGCGCTTGCGCGGTTGCGGGCGCGCCTCGGCTGA
- a CDS encoding AzlC family ABC transporter permease: MSSSVSTSSGLRDKPVYVAEMGRGLRAALPVMLGFVPFALVLGAQAAQKGLSLFEVPMMTGLNFGGGSEFAAIHLWTSPPHIALIVAMSFLVNSRHILMGAAFAPYLRRLPRRRAFAALFFMCDESWAMSLGDARARSASHISVPYYAGVCAGLYLTWISMTTLGAAIGPTIGNVEQYGFDMAFTAVFLVLLRGMWKGMRASRPWFVSLVVAAATHLAVPGAWYVAAGACAGLAAALLWEPRDAA; encoded by the coding sequence ATGAGCAGTAGCGTTTCAACGTCGTCCGGGCTTCGCGACAAGCCCGTTTATGTCGCCGAGATGGGCCGCGGATTGCGCGCGGCGCTGCCCGTCATGCTGGGGTTCGTGCCGTTCGCGCTGGTGCTCGGCGCGCAGGCCGCGCAAAAGGGGCTGAGCCTGTTCGAAGTGCCGATGATGACGGGGCTGAACTTCGGCGGCGGCTCCGAGTTCGCGGCGATTCATCTGTGGACGTCGCCGCCGCACATCGCGCTGATCGTCGCGATGTCGTTCCTAGTGAATTCGCGCCACATCCTGATGGGCGCGGCCTTCGCGCCCTACCTGCGGCGCCTGCCGCGCCGCCGCGCATTCGCCGCGCTGTTCTTCATGTGCGACGAAAGCTGGGCAATGTCGCTCGGCGATGCGCGCGCGCGCTCCGCCTCGCACATCAGCGTCCCGTATTACGCAGGCGTCTGTGCCGGGCTTTACCTCACGTGGATCTCGATGACGACGCTCGGCGCGGCAATCGGCCCAACGATCGGCAACGTCGAGCAGTACGGCTTCGACATGGCGTTTACGGCCGTGTTTCTGGTGCTGCTGCGCGGAATGTGGAAGGGCATGCGCGCGAGCCGGCCGTGGTTCGTGAGCCTCGTCGTCGCGGCGGCCACGCACCTGGCCGTGCCCGGCGCGTGGTACGTCGCGGCCGGCGCGTGCGCGGGATTGGCCGCCGCGCTGCTGTGGGAGCCGCGCGATGCTGCCTGA